One segment of Vagococcus martis DNA contains the following:
- a CDS encoding 2-dehydropantoate 2-reductase, which produces MNIVIAGAGAMGSRFGIMLKQAGENVILVDGWQQHIDEINQNGLKANFNGKDVTEFIPAYNQNDLSDVDFSADLVILFTKAMQLDNMLQSLDNMLGKDTIVLCLLNGIGHEDVIKKYVDYDNILLGNTMWTAGMEGPGKVTLFGNGSVDLQNLGEGKEDVAQKVADVLTNADLNARVSSDILTSIYRKACVNGTMNGLCTILDSNMADFGDTSVANPIVQKIVSEFLAVARAENVFLDEEAVIEQINGCFNRETIGLHHPSMYQDLIINNRLTEIDYINGAIVRKGKEYGIPTPYCEFLTQLIHSKEEIVEAK; this is translated from the coding sequence ATGAATATAGTTATTGCAGGTGCTGGAGCAATGGGAAGTCGTTTTGGTATTATGTTAAAACAGGCAGGAGAAAATGTGATCTTAGTTGACGGTTGGCAACAACACATTGACGAGATTAACCAAAATGGATTAAAAGCTAATTTCAATGGTAAAGATGTAACAGAATTCATTCCTGCATATAATCAAAATGATTTATCAGATGTTGATTTCTCAGCAGATTTAGTTATTTTATTTACAAAAGCAATGCAACTAGATAACATGCTTCAATCACTTGATAACATGTTAGGCAAAGATACAATTGTACTATGCTTATTAAATGGTATTGGTCATGAAGATGTGATTAAAAAATATGTTGATTATGACAACATTCTACTAGGTAATACAATGTGGACAGCTGGAATGGAAGGTCCTGGTAAAGTGACTCTCTTTGGTAATGGAAGTGTTGACTTACAAAACTTAGGTGAAGGCAAAGAAGATGTGGCACAAAAAGTAGCTGACGTATTAACGAATGCGGATTTAAACGCCCGCGTCTCATCAGATATTTTAACATCAATTTATCGTAAAGCCTGTGTGAATGGTACGATGAATGGTTTATGTACAATCCTTGACTCAAATATGGCAGACTTTGGCGATACATCAGTTGCTAACCCAATCGTACAAAAAATTGTATCTGAATTCTTAGCTGTAGCAAGAGCAGAAAATGTCTTTTTAGATGAAGAAGCAGTGATCGAACAAATCAATGGTTGTTTCAACAGAGAAACAATAGGATTGCATCACCCATCAATGTATCAAGATTTGATTATTAATAATCGTTTAACAGAAATTGATTACATCAATGGTGCGATTGTCCGTAAAGGTAAAGAATATGGTATTCCGACTCCTTACTGTGAGTTCTTAACGCAATTAATTCACTCGAAAGAAGAAATCGTAGAAGCAAAATAA
- a CDS encoding thiamine pyrophosphate-dependent dehydrogenase E1 component subunit alpha — translation MKTLKKSGLSKEEIIQAYYEVKRGRRLDERLWQLTRIGKTSFNISGQGAEVAQVAMAMAFEHDKDIFLPYYRDMTACLVWGMTSKDIILGSFGKDADPSSHGRQMPNHYGSKEHNIVSFASTVSTQMPLATGVAYAAQLEGKDYIALTTTGEGSANQGEVQEAMNFAGVKKLPVIFVVENNNYAISVPIEEQYANENMSDRAHGYGFEGITVDGNDFTEVYLTFKKAVKDARSGKGPKLIELKVYRLTSHSADDDQTIYRSKEDIEKMKESDPIDVFEKQLIDEGYLTQAEMDKMDEEIRAEIDKATDEAEAMPDPAPESLLDEVYAK, via the coding sequence ATGAAAACGTTAAAAAAATCAGGTTTAAGTAAAGAAGAAATTATACAAGCTTATTACGAGGTTAAAAGAGGTCGTCGTTTAGATGAACGTTTATGGCAATTAACTCGTATTGGTAAAACGTCATTTAACATTTCAGGACAAGGAGCAGAAGTTGCTCAAGTTGCTATGGCTATGGCTTTTGAACACGATAAAGATATTTTCTTACCATACTACCGTGATATGACTGCTTGTTTAGTATGGGGGATGACTTCTAAAGACATTATCTTAGGTTCATTTGGTAAAGATGCAGACCCTTCTTCACATGGTCGTCAAATGCCTAACCACTATGGTTCAAAAGAACATAATATTGTGTCATTTGCTTCTACTGTAAGTACACAAATGCCTTTAGCAACTGGTGTAGCATATGCAGCACAATTAGAAGGAAAAGACTATATTGCTTTAACAACAACAGGTGAAGGATCAGCTAACCAAGGTGAAGTACAAGAAGCAATGAACTTTGCTGGAGTTAAGAAATTACCAGTTATCTTCGTGGTAGAAAATAATAACTATGCGATTAGTGTTCCGATTGAAGAGCAATATGCTAACGAGAACATGTCTGACCGTGCTCATGGCTATGGATTTGAAGGAATCACTGTTGATGGAAATGACTTTACAGAAGTTTACTTAACATTTAAAAAAGCAGTTAAAGATGCTCGTAGTGGTAAAGGTCCAAAATTAATCGAATTGAAAGTATACCGTTTAACTTCTCACTCTGCAGATGATGATCAAACGATTTACCGTTCTAAAGAAGACATCGAAAAAATGAAAGAAAGTGACCCAATTGATGTATTTGAAAAACAATTAATCGACGAAGGTTACTTAACTCAAGCAGAGATGGACAAAATGGATGAAGAAATTCGCGCTGAAATCGACAAAGCAACTGACGAAGCAGAAGCAATGCCAGATCCAGCTCCAGAATCATTATTAGACGAAGTATACGCGAAATAA
- a CDS encoding LysR family transcriptional regulator → MNIQQLKYFIEITQTRNLSSAARNLFVTQPTLSLSIKKLESELNTSLFVHTDEPFQLTTSGAYLYEKGVDIVEQFDQLIEDIHQMNDRTEKKRIKIGLTTLFSVQFMKEISTFLQTHPYIDLNIIQDGSPELQTKLKNKEIDIGLISFPNNHPEQINIEPLETTTKGYNVYVVVPENNPLSKKHELTFNDLKGQRFSSLSTKYMIGRLLLERSRFFGYEPNIILQNDDLQVLIHSLQKNDSICLLPIEYEIVGKSDNVKWIPLKDRYAHFPIGIALRKDFNITSDIEDFIQAIKQN, encoded by the coding sequence ATGAATATTCAACAATTAAAGTATTTTATTGAGATTACACAAACCCGTAACTTATCAAGTGCGGCAAGAAACTTATTTGTCACACAACCAACTTTGTCACTTTCTATAAAAAAACTTGAAAGCGAATTAAATACATCATTATTTGTTCATACTGATGAACCCTTCCAATTAACAACTTCTGGGGCTTACTTATATGAAAAAGGGGTTGATATCGTTGAACAGTTCGACCAATTGATTGAAGACATTCATCAAATGAATGATCGAACTGAAAAAAAACGAATCAAGATTGGTTTAACGACCCTATTCTCTGTACAGTTTATGAAAGAAATTTCAACATTTTTGCAAACGCATCCATACATAGATTTAAATATCATTCAAGATGGATCACCTGAATTACAAACTAAACTTAAAAATAAGGAAATTGATATTGGTTTAATCTCTTTTCCAAATAATCATCCAGAACAAATAAATATAGAGCCATTAGAAACAACAACAAAAGGTTATAACGTTTATGTCGTTGTTCCTGAAAATAATCCATTATCTAAGAAACATGAATTGACGTTCAATGACTTAAAAGGCCAACGTTTTTCATCTCTATCAACGAAGTATATGATTGGCCGTTTACTACTAGAAAGAAGTCGTTTCTTTGGATACGAACCTAACATTATTTTGCAAAATGATGATCTGCAAGTTTTAATCCATAGTTTGCAAAAAAACGACTCCATCTGCTTGTTACCAATTGAATATGAAATTGTTGGAAAAAGTGACAATGTTAAGTGGATTCCTCTTAAAGATAGATATGCTCATTTTCCAATTGGTATTGCTTTAAGAAAAGACTTTAATATCACTTCTGATATAGAAGACTTCATACAAGCAATTAAGCAAAACTAA
- a CDS encoding alpha-ketoacid dehydrogenase subunit beta: MAEMTYLEAINLGISEEMARDEKVVIFGEDVGGDKGGVFGVTKGLAAKYGDNRCFNTPLTEGLIGGLAVGLGVMGYRAIGEFQFADYILPATNQILSEARTMRYRTKGDWTAPIVYRTPYGGGVRGGLYHSQSTEKIFAGQPGLRVVTPSNPYDAKGMIKAAIRSDDPVIFYEHKRLYRLLKAEIPTDDYIVPIDKANVVREGSDITVISYGMMLQYAISAAEKLAKEGIDAEVVDVRSLYPLDRETLVNAAKKTGKVLLVTEDNKEGSIMSEIAAMISEDALFDLDAPIKRLAGPDAPSMGYALTLEREFLVNEDQVIEAMRELAEY, from the coding sequence ATGGCTGAAATGACATATTTAGAGGCAATTAATTTAGGAATATCTGAAGAAATGGCTCGTGACGAAAAAGTTGTAATCTTTGGTGAAGACGTAGGTGGAGATAAAGGTGGCGTATTTGGTGTAACAAAAGGTTTAGCAGCCAAATATGGAGATAATCGCTGTTTTAACACACCATTAACTGAAGGATTGATTGGTGGATTAGCAGTTGGTTTAGGTGTTATGGGATACCGTGCAATTGGAGAATTCCAATTTGCTGACTACATTTTACCAGCGACAAACCAAATTTTATCTGAAGCAAGAACAATGCGTTACCGTACTAAAGGTGATTGGACAGCACCAATTGTTTACCGTACGCCTTATGGTGGTGGAGTTCGTGGTGGATTATATCACTCTCAGTCAACTGAAAAAATCTTTGCAGGTCAACCAGGATTACGAGTGGTAACACCATCAAATCCATATGATGCAAAAGGAATGATTAAAGCAGCAATTCGTTCAGACGATCCAGTTATCTTCTACGAACACAAGCGTCTATATCGTTTGTTAAAAGCAGAAATTCCAACTGATGATTATATTGTACCAATTGACAAAGCAAACGTTGTTCGTGAAGGTAGCGACATTACAGTAATTAGTTATGGAATGATGTTACAATACGCTATTTCTGCAGCTGAAAAACTTGCTAAAGAAGGCATTGATGCAGAAGTTGTTGACGTTCGTTCATTGTATCCTTTAGATAGAGAAACACTAGTTAACGCGGCTAAGAAAACTGGAAAAGTTTTATTAGTAACAGAAGACAACAAAGAAGGAAGTATTATGAGTGAAATCGCAGCAATGATTTCTGAAGATGCGTTATTTGATTTAGATGCACCAATCAAACGTTTAGCTGGTCCTGATGCACCAAGTATGGGCTACGCTTTAACATTAGAACGTGAATTCTTAGTAAATGAAGACCAAGTAATCGAAGCAATGAGAGAATTGGCAGAGTATTAA
- a CDS encoding PTS sugar transporter subunit IIC: MTKTEETKLTPRLFLNKVLAGTAQGTIIALIPNAVLGAILKYFSQYDIIQMIIHAGLIFQLATPLIIGALIAHQFGLSPAKMMIAGGAAFAGSGVIKFNTEVSSYVGAGTGDIINIMITASVAVLMMLYIGSKFGSVEIIAMPIVVGIGAGLIGMLTYPFVTQITVAIGKLINNFTDFQPIVMSILIACSFAALIISPITTVGIGLAIGLNGVSAGAAAMGIAATTIVLVINSWKINESGVTLAIALGGMKMMMPNLFKYPIILVPVLFTAVISAIPVALLNVSGTPQSAGFGLVGLVGPLASLDSGLNIFLLIICWFLVPIAAGLLSKFIFEKVLKLYDSKVVFAYQG, translated from the coding sequence ATGACAAAAACAGAAGAAACAAAATTAACCCCACGCCTATTTCTTAATAAGGTTTTAGCAGGTACAGCTCAAGGTACGATTATTGCCTTGATTCCAAACGCGGTATTAGGAGCAATTTTAAAATATTTTTCACAATATGACATTATACAAATGATTATCCATGCAGGACTTATTTTCCAATTAGCGACACCACTAATTATTGGGGCGTTAATTGCTCATCAATTTGGTCTTAGTCCGGCAAAAATGATGATAGCAGGTGGTGCAGCATTTGCTGGATCAGGTGTGATTAAATTTAATACTGAAGTGAGTTCGTATGTTGGAGCTGGAACAGGTGACATCATTAATATTATGATTACAGCTTCTGTCGCTGTTTTAATGATGCTATATATTGGAAGTAAATTTGGTTCTGTTGAAATTATTGCGATGCCTATTGTTGTAGGGATTGGTGCAGGTTTAATTGGGATGTTAACTTATCCATTCGTGACACAAATCACTGTAGCAATTGGAAAATTAATTAATAACTTTACTGATTTCCAACCAATCGTGATGAGTATTTTAATCGCGTGTTCTTTTGCCGCACTGATTATTTCACCAATCACAACAGTCGGAATTGGTTTAGCCATTGGATTAAACGGCGTATCAGCCGGTGCAGCCGCTATGGGAATAGCAGCTACAACGATTGTATTAGTTATCAACTCATGGAAGATTAATGAGTCAGGTGTGACATTAGCTATTGCATTAGGCGGAATGAAAATGATGATGCCTAACCTATTTAAATACCCAATCATATTAGTGCCAGTGTTATTTACAGCGGTGATTTCAGCAATCCCAGTTGCATTATTAAATGTATCTGGTACACCACAATCAGCTGGTTTTGGTTTAGTTGGTCTTGTTGGACCACTAGCATCACTTGATTCAGGATTAAATATATTCCTATTAATTATTTGCTGGTTCTTAGTTCCAATTGCTGCTGGATTGTTATCTAAATTTATCTTTGAAAAAGTTTTAAAACTTTATGATAGCAAAGTAGTCTTTGCTTACCAAGGTTAG
- a CDS encoding dihydrolipoamide acetyltransferase family protein — translation MAIKEIKMPNLGESVTEASVVSWIVKPGDTVKRYDPLMEVVSDKVTTEIPSDFAGVVKETLVELDVDVPIGTSLMTLEVEGEDDSTQEVEEVKEEVKEEVIASSPAPKAKKSVNKAAGRFSPAVVRLAQEKGIDLNDVEGTGKDGRITRKDIMNFDPAKVVQSEPVVEETVIKVEETTTAPKSETAAPVATSPASQDVVPADGVRKAIAKKMVQSVNEIPHAWIMVEADVTNIVNLRNKTKDEFKKNEGMSLSFFPFFAKAVVQAMKKNPKINTSWDNGNIVYHKDINLSIAVTTDEHLYVPVIHNADNLSLAGITKEINRLATDVRDGKLQGKDMQGGTFTLNNTGTLGSVQSMGIINHPQAAILQVESINKRIVPTKDGGFKTADMVNLCLSIDHRILDGQQAGQFLRDVKENLANFSSESDIY, via the coding sequence ATGGCTATTAAAGAAATTAAAATGCCCAATTTAGGGGAAAGTGTTACAGAAGCAAGTGTTGTTTCATGGATTGTTAAACCAGGTGACACAGTAAAAAGATATGACCCATTAATGGAAGTTGTATCAGACAAAGTAACGACTGAAATTCCTTCAGACTTTGCTGGTGTTGTGAAAGAAACATTAGTTGAACTAGATGTAGATGTTCCAATCGGTACCTCTTTAATGACGCTTGAAGTTGAAGGCGAAGATGATTCAACACAAGAAGTTGAAGAAGTGAAAGAGGAAGTAAAAGAAGAAGTAATCGCATCTTCACCTGCTCCAAAAGCGAAAAAATCTGTTAATAAAGCAGCAGGACGTTTCTCTCCAGCAGTGGTTCGTTTAGCGCAAGAAAAAGGCATTGATTTAAATGACGTTGAAGGTACTGGAAAAGATGGACGTATCACTCGTAAAGATATTATGAACTTTGATCCTGCGAAAGTTGTTCAATCAGAGCCAGTTGTTGAAGAAACAGTTATTAAAGTTGAAGAAACAACAACAGCACCAAAATCAGAAACAGCAGCACCAGTTGCAACATCACCTGCTTCTCAAGACGTTGTACCGGCTGATGGTGTAAGAAAAGCAATCGCTAAGAAAATGGTACAAAGTGTTAATGAAATTCCTCATGCTTGGATCATGGTCGAAGCTGATGTAACAAATATTGTTAATTTACGTAACAAAACAAAAGATGAGTTCAAGAAAAATGAAGGGATGTCTTTAAGCTTCTTCCCATTCTTTGCTAAAGCTGTTGTACAAGCAATGAAGAAAAATCCAAAAATCAACACATCTTGGGATAATGGAAACATTGTTTACCATAAAGACATTAACTTATCAATTGCTGTGACAACTGACGAGCATTTATATGTTCCAGTAATTCACAATGCTGATAATTTATCTCTAGCTGGTATTACCAAAGAAATTAACCGTCTAGCAACTGATGTAAGAGATGGCAAATTGCAAGGAAAAGATATGCAAGGTGGCACATTTACATTGAACAATACTGGTACTTTAGGGTCAGTTCAATCAATGGGAATCATCAATCACCCACAAGCAGCTATCTTACAAGTTGAATCAATTAATAAACGTATTGTTCCAACTAAAGATGGTGGATTCAAAACAGCAGATATGGTTAACCTATGTCTGTCAATCGACCACAGAATTTTAGATGGACAACAAGCAGGTCAATTCTTAAGAGATGTGAAAGAAAACCTAGCTAACTTCTCATCTGAATCTGATATCTACTAA